Proteins from a single region of Thunnus albacares chromosome 16, fThuAlb1.1, whole genome shotgun sequence:
- the ppp2r5cb gene encoding protein phosphatase 2, regulatory subunit B', gamma b isoform X3: MLACTRAASGMVLDAPSSNGPFQPVALMHFRDVPPAEQEKLFIQKLRQCCVLFDFVSDPLSDLKWKEVKRAALSEMVEYITHNRNVITEPIYPEVVHMFAVNMFRALPPSSNPTGAEFDPEEDEPTLEAAWPHLQLVYEFFLRFLESPDFQPNIAKKYIDQKFVMQLLELFDSEDPRERDFLKTTLHRIYGKFLGLRAYIRKQINNIFYRFIYETEHHNGIAELLEILGSIINGFALPLKEEHKIFLLKVLLPLHKVKSLSVYHPQLAYCVVQFLEKDSTLTEPTVMALLKYWPKTHSPKEVMFLNELEEILDVIEPSEFVKVMEPLFRQLAKCVSSPHFQVAERALYYWNNEYIMSLISDNAAKILPIMFPALYRNSKTHWNKTIHGLIYNALKLFMEMNQKLFDDCTQQFRAEKSKEKAKWKEREEAWVKIENLAKSNPQFLVYVDSIGSGSPMDMETDGPLLEDVNLLKKTVEEEATQIERNQRRERPLMRRKSELPKDISTVTALELHRRAEEMLTTHDGH, translated from the exons ATGTTCCCCCTGCAGAGCAGGAGAAGCTGTTCATCCAGAAGTTGCGGCAGTGCTGCGTACTCTTTGATTTTGTCTCGGACCCACTGAGCGACCTGAAATGGAAGGAGGTGAAACGGGCAGCGCTGAGCGAGATGGTGGAGTACATCACCCACAACAGGAATGTCATCACCGAACCCATCTACCCAGAGGTGGTTCACATG TTTGCTGTGAATATGTTTAGGGCGTTGCCGCCATCATCCAACCCCACAGGTGCCGAGTTTGACCCAGAGGAAGATGAGCCCACGCTAGAGGCTGCATGGCCACATCTACAg CTCGTCTATGAATTCTTCCTACGGTTCTTAGAGTCACCTGACTTTCAACCAAACATAGCCAAAAAGTATATTGACCAGAAGTTTGTAATGCAG CTCTTAGAACtgtttgacagtgaagacccaAGGGAAAGAGATTTTTTAAAGACTACTCTGCATCGCATATACGGCAAGTTCCTGGGCCTGCGAGCGTACATTAGGAAACAGattaacaacatattttatag gTTCATTTATGAGACTGAACATCATAATGGAATAGCAGAATTACTGGAAATATTAGGCAG TATAATCAATGGATTTGCATTACCATTGAAAGAAGAGCACAAGATATTCCTGCTGAAAGTCCTGCTGCCTTTACACAAAGTCAAATCTCTTAGTGTTTATCACCCACAG CTGGCCTACTGTGTGGTACAGTTCTTAGAGAAGGATAGCACCCTCACAGAACCG ACGGTGATGGCTTTGTTAAAGTATTGGCCAAAGACCCACAGTCCAAAAGAGGTGATGTTCCTCAATGAACTGGAGGAGATCCTGGACGTCATTGAGCCTTCAGAGTTCGTCAAAGTTATGGAGCCCCTCTTCAGACAGCTGGCCAAATGCGTGTCCAGCCCACACTTTCAG GTGGCAGAGCGAGCTCTCTACTACTGGAACAATGAGTACATCATGAGCCTGATCAGTGACAACGCTGCTAAGATCTTGCCCATCATGTTCCCAGCCCTCTACCGCAACTCCAAGACCCACTGGAACAA gACGATCCATGGGTTGATTTACAATGCTCTGAAGCTCTTCATGGAGATGAACCAGAAGCTGTTTGATGACTGCACCCAACAGTTCAGGGCAGAGAAAAGCAA AGAGAAAGCcaaatggaaagagagagaagaggcgTGGGTAAAGATTGAGAATCTAGCAAAGTCAAACCCACAG TTCCTGGTGTATGTCGACTCGATAGGCTCAGGCAGTCCGATGGACATGGAAACAGACGGACCATTGCTAGAAGATGTCAACTTGCTAAAGAAAACAGTTGAGGAGGAGGCCACACAG ATCGAGAGAAACCAGCGTAGAGAGCGCCCATTGATGCGGAGGAAATCGGAGCTCCCCAAGGACATCTCCACTGTCACAGCCTTGGAGTTGCACCGGAGAGCCGAGGAAATGTTGACAACGCACGACGGCCACTAA